Proteins encoded together in one Streptomyces umbrinus window:
- a CDS encoding LacI family DNA-binding transcriptional regulator → MPEKSEPPGTASASVVASASVAKKGARQRRVTITDVGTAAGVSTSTVSRVLNGTARVDPELARRVQDAVAELGYRPNAAAQGLARGEAGAIGVLVPDLSNPYFLDVLKSVSAVARSNGRRVMAMESDEDATSEHELAEDLMRCCDGVLLCSPRMNRAELVDLSMRGHPVVLVNRIVPGLSLPSVSVDFYGGMTLVCGHLTQLGHRCVAYLSGPEASWANAERIRAFDAAAAFGVDVDVTVIPCGHTARHGYAAADAVRDSGVTAVVAYNDLVALGAVTALEDSGLRVPEEMSVIGCDDISLDDLPSSRRLTTASLARDELGRQAAQTLEALMAANGDTEPKLIPMELRVRHTSAPPAVPAH, encoded by the coding sequence ATGCCCGAGAAGTCCGAACCGCCCGGCACGGCGAGCGCGTCCGTGGTGGCGAGCGCCTCCGTCGCGAAGAAGGGCGCACGTCAGCGGCGGGTGACGATCACCGATGTCGGCACGGCGGCAGGTGTCTCCACCTCCACCGTCTCCCGCGTGCTCAACGGCACGGCCCGGGTCGACCCCGAACTGGCGCGCCGGGTGCAGGACGCGGTCGCCGAACTCGGCTACCGCCCCAACGCCGCCGCCCAGGGCCTGGCCCGCGGCGAGGCCGGTGCCATCGGTGTCCTCGTGCCCGACCTGTCCAACCCGTACTTCCTCGATGTCCTCAAGTCCGTCTCCGCCGTGGCCCGTTCGAACGGGCGGCGGGTGATGGCGATGGAGTCGGACGAGGACGCGACGAGTGAGCACGAGCTCGCCGAGGACCTGATGCGCTGCTGTGACGGTGTGCTGCTCTGCTCGCCACGCATGAACCGCGCCGAACTCGTCGACCTGTCCATGCGTGGCCACCCGGTTGTGCTGGTGAACCGGATCGTCCCCGGGCTGAGTCTCCCCTCGGTCTCCGTCGACTTCTACGGAGGGATGACCCTGGTCTGCGGCCATCTCACCCAGCTCGGGCATCGCTGCGTGGCCTACCTGAGCGGCCCCGAAGCGTCCTGGGCCAACGCCGAACGCATCCGTGCCTTCGATGCCGCGGCGGCGTTCGGCGTCGACGTCGACGTCACGGTCATCCCCTGTGGCCATACGGCACGGCATGGCTACGCCGCGGCCGATGCCGTGCGGGATTCCGGTGTCACCGCTGTTGTCGCGTACAACGACCTCGTGGCGCTCGGTGCCGTGACCGCGTTGGAGGACTCGGGCCTGCGGGTCCCCGAGGAGATGTCGGTCATCGGCTGCGACGACATCTCCCTCGACGACCTGCCCAGTTCACGCAGACTCACCACGGCCTCGCTGGCCCGGGACGAGCTGGGCCGGCAGGCCGCCCAGACACTGGAAGCGCTGATGGCTGCCAACGGCGACACCGAACCCAAACTCATTCCGATGGAGCTGCGGGTACGCCACACCAGTGCTCCCCCGGCGGTGCCTGCGCACTGA
- a CDS encoding alpha/beta hydrolase family protein produces MSASARTADTVSSPTPVLSVGPVVLSAPGRAVDLQVRVSAPVTGSDLPVILLSHGQGYSNHLSSLNGYAPLANYWAAHGFVVIQPTHLSSRTLSLDPSTPGAPLYWRSRAEDMTRILDQLDAIEAAVPQLLGRLDHGKVAVAGHSMGGHTASLLLGARLTDPDDGKDVNLAEPRIKAGVLLAAPGRGGDALTESVAENLSFFLTTDFSRMTTPTLVVAGDKDTSAHLTVAGADWHADPYVLSPGPKSLLTLFDAEHGLGGVSGYDVAETTDENIERVSAVQRLTGAYLRSELYPGDPAWQQARDALTADTDPLGRVESK; encoded by the coding sequence ATGAGCGCATCGGCTCGGACGGCCGACACCGTCAGCTCGCCCACGCCCGTCCTCTCGGTCGGCCCGGTGGTGCTGTCAGCCCCCGGTCGGGCGGTTGACCTTCAGGTACGGGTCTCCGCGCCCGTGACGGGGAGCGACCTGCCGGTCATCCTCCTCTCGCACGGTCAGGGCTACTCGAACCACCTCTCCTCGCTGAACGGTTACGCCCCACTCGCCAACTACTGGGCGGCGCACGGCTTTGTCGTGATCCAGCCCACCCATCTCAGCTCCAGGACGCTGAGCCTGGATCCCAGTACCCCCGGGGCACCCCTGTACTGGCGATCACGGGCCGAGGACATGACACGCATCCTCGACCAACTCGATGCGATCGAGGCCGCCGTCCCGCAGCTACTCGGGCGGCTCGATCATGGCAAGGTCGCCGTGGCCGGGCACTCGATGGGCGGGCACACCGCGAGCCTGCTGCTCGGTGCCCGGCTCACCGATCCGGACGACGGAAAGGACGTGAACCTGGCCGAGCCCCGGATCAAGGCGGGCGTCCTGCTCGCCGCGCCCGGCAGGGGCGGCGACGCCCTCACCGAGTCCGTGGCCGAGAATCTCTCGTTCTTCCTGACCACCGACTTCTCCAGGATGACGACGCCCACGCTCGTGGTCGCCGGCGACAAGGACACCTCCGCCCACCTGACGGTCGCGGGCGCCGACTGGCACGCCGACCCGTACGTCCTCTCCCCGGGTCCCAAGTCCCTGCTCACCCTCTTCGACGCGGAGCACGGGCTCGGCGGGGTTTCTGGATACGACGTCGCCGAGACCACGGACGAGAACATCGAGCGGGTGTCCGCGGTCCAGCGGCTCACCGGGGCCTACCTCCGCTCTGAGCTCTACCCGGGCGATCCCGCTTGGCAGCAGGCGCGCGACGCGCTGACGGCCGACACCGACCCGCTCGGACGCGTCGAATCCAAGTAG
- a CDS encoding haloacid dehalogenase type II produces the protein MAEAYGIEVVVFDILGTMVDEPGGLRAAIRDAVPGADDASVEQLLTVWRDHVEREQQRIAEESRAYANTDVIDREAAQLVADRAGLTDPVAIVRLAAASRRLRPWGDSVAGLARLARRFPVLGLSNASRATLLRLNAYAQLGWHQALSAEDARAYKPAPEIYRLALDAAGCPPERVLMVAAHAWDLRGAQAVGMRTAYVRRPVGDPPASTDTFDWRSRGLDELVAELTA, from the coding sequence ATGGCCGAGGCGTACGGCATCGAGGTCGTCGTCTTCGACATCCTGGGAACGATGGTCGACGAGCCGGGCGGACTCCGAGCGGCCATCCGCGATGCGGTACCCGGGGCCGACGATGCGTCCGTCGAGCAGCTGCTCACGGTGTGGCGGGATCATGTCGAGCGCGAGCAGCAGCGCATCGCGGAGGAGAGTCGGGCGTACGCCAACACCGACGTCATCGACCGCGAGGCGGCCCAACTCGTGGCCGACCGCGCCGGGCTCACCGACCCGGTGGCCATCGTGCGACTGGCTGCCGCAAGTCGGCGCCTGAGGCCCTGGGGCGATTCCGTCGCCGGACTCGCGCGCCTCGCCCGGCGATTTCCCGTACTGGGACTCTCCAACGCCAGCCGTGCGACTCTCCTCCGCCTCAACGCGTACGCCCAACTGGGCTGGCATCAGGCCCTGTCCGCCGAAGACGCCCGGGCCTACAAGCCCGCGCCGGAGATCTACCGGCTCGCGCTCGACGCGGCAGGGTGTCCACCGGAGCGGGTGCTGATGGTCGCCGCCCACGCCTGGGACCTTCGCGGAGCTCAGGCGGTGGGAATGCGAACCGCCTACGTACGCCGACCGGTCGGGGATCCACCGGCGAGCACCGACACGTTCGACTGGCGGTCGAGGGGCCTGGACGAGTTGGTCGCCGAGCTGACGGCGTAA
- a CDS encoding VOC family protein has protein sequence MTCQLFAVCFGASEPLVLARFWSGVLGWEMVDDPDDGVTLLPSDDTGFRIRFLPSQEPKAVQNRMHFDLTSTSLEDQQQTVTRALGLGGRHIDIGQLPEEGHVVLADPEGNEFCVVGPGNSFLADCGFIGALACDGSQEVGYFWSEALGWPLVWDQDQETAIRSPHGGPKITWGGPPVAPKTGRDRLSFDLAPPVHGDRQAEVDRLLSLGAKRIDSGQGEGSRVELADPDGNEFSVLTPQ, from the coding sequence ATGACTTGTCAACTGTTCGCGGTCTGCTTCGGTGCGAGCGAGCCGCTGGTTCTCGCACGGTTCTGGTCCGGAGTCCTGGGCTGGGAGATGGTCGACGATCCGGACGACGGCGTCACGCTTCTGCCCAGTGATGACACCGGGTTCCGCATCCGTTTCCTTCCGAGCCAGGAGCCGAAGGCCGTCCAGAACCGGATGCACTTCGATCTGACGAGCACCTCTCTGGAGGACCAGCAGCAGACGGTGACCAGAGCGCTGGGACTGGGTGGGAGGCACATCGACATCGGTCAACTCCCGGAGGAGGGCCATGTGGTGCTCGCCGACCCCGAAGGCAACGAGTTCTGCGTCGTCGGGCCGGGCAACAGCTTCCTCGCCGACTGCGGATTCATCGGGGCGCTGGCCTGCGACGGCTCGCAGGAGGTCGGGTACTTCTGGAGCGAAGCACTGGGGTGGCCACTGGTCTGGGACCAGGACCAGGAGACCGCGATCCGCTCGCCGCACGGCGGTCCGAAGATCACGTGGGGTGGTCCACCGGTGGCGCCGAAGACCGGTAGAGACCGGCTGAGTTTCGACCTCGCTCCGCCTGTCCACGGTGATCGGCAGGCAGAGGTCGACCGTCTGCTCTCCCTCGGGGCGAAGCGGATCGACAGCGGCCAGGGCGAAGGCAGCCGGGTGGAGCTGGCCGATCCCGACGGCAACGAGTTCTCTGTGCTGACGCCCCAGTAG
- a CDS encoding WD40 repeat domain-containing protein yields MTTQPAAYSWTDEETVAANAAGRLVPVQQALMTGAPARIMSAVGRIVEMPGAEPEVRAGAVRIEVHDGAAPLPPPATYRLYWLAPLEGPSPLLLSAQPLDAQHLGEPADAVAEEVGRVPAVSRRRRRSLLLAGLGAAAASAAGVTLSRLSSQGGSSGDPGPTAGLLTPASSGAGPADASLAPVPRRTGVTKGIRYLSLLIQAGEITALAFSPDGRTLAGGIQDGTILLWDPENGHPATLLTDARRITPIEVAFHPDGTTLADARDAVHLWDLASGRTTATLTLARSSAVDWAWCVAFSPDGALLASGHSFDYVRLWDVASRSNVAILHGHSAFVLSVAFSPDGRLLASGSNDASVRLWNIARRSSAATLTGHTSTVHSVAFSPDGTMLASSSYDRTIRLWDVSSARTIAVLKGHTSAAMSVAFSPDGRMLASGGASASAAFGKDYPDDHTVRLWDVARRTKIATLTGHTGTVRSVVFSPDGSTLASGSHDGTVRLWRIN; encoded by the coding sequence GTGACGACGCAGCCGGCGGCGTATTCGTGGACGGATGAGGAGACCGTGGCGGCCAACGCCGCCGGGCGGCTGGTCCCGGTGCAGCAGGCGCTGATGACCGGGGCACCGGCCCGGATCATGAGTGCGGTGGGGCGGATCGTCGAGATGCCGGGCGCCGAGCCGGAGGTGCGTGCCGGCGCGGTGCGGATCGAGGTGCATGACGGTGCAGCGCCGCTTCCGCCTCCCGCGACGTATCGGCTGTACTGGCTGGCGCCGCTGGAGGGGCCGAGCCCGCTGCTGTTGTCGGCGCAGCCGCTCGACGCGCAGCACCTGGGGGAGCCGGCGGACGCCGTCGCCGAAGAGGTGGGACGTGTGCCCGCCGTGAGCCGACGGCGCCGTCGCTCACTCCTGCTGGCCGGACTCGGAGCAGCCGCCGCTTCCGCTGCCGGCGTGACCCTGTCGCGGCTGTCGTCGCAAGGGGGCTCCAGCGGCGACCCGGGCCCCACCGCTGGGCTGCTCACCCCGGCTTCCTCAGGGGCCGGCCCCGCCGACGCGTCCCTCGCCCCGGTACCCCGAAGGACCGGTGTCACCAAAGGCATCCGCTATTTATCGCTACTGATCCAGGCCGGAGAGATCACCGCGCTGGCCTTCAGCCCGGACGGGCGTACGCTGGCCGGCGGCATCCAGGACGGCACCATCCTGCTGTGGGACCCGGAGAACGGACATCCGGCCACCCTCCTGACCGACGCCCGGCGAATCACCCCGATCGAGGTCGCCTTCCACCCGGACGGCACCACGTTGGCCGATGCCCGGGACGCAGTACACCTGTGGGATCTGGCTTCCGGACGCACGACAGCCACTCTGACCCTGGCCCGCAGTTCCGCTGTCGACTGGGCATGGTGCGTTGCGTTCAGCCCGGACGGCGCTCTCCTGGCCAGCGGCCACAGCTTCGACTACGTACGGCTGTGGGACGTCGCGAGCCGTTCGAACGTAGCCATACTCCACGGCCACAGCGCGTTCGTGCTGTCGGTGGCGTTCAGCCCCGATGGACGGCTGCTGGCCAGCGGCAGCAACGATGCCTCCGTCCGGTTGTGGAACATCGCGCGCCGTTCGAGTGCGGCCACCCTCACCGGCCACACCAGTACTGTCCACTCGGTGGCTTTCAGTCCGGACGGCACCATGCTGGCCAGCAGCAGCTACGACCGCACCATCCGACTGTGGGACGTCTCCTCCGCCCGCACCATCGCCGTTCTCAAAGGGCACACCAGCGCTGCGATGTCGGTGGCGTTCAGTCCCGACGGACGGATGCTGGCCAGCGGCGGCGCCAGTGCCAGCGCCGCGTTCGGCAAGGACTACCCGGACGACCACACCGTCCGGCTCTGGGACGTCGCGAGGCGTACGAAGATCGCCACCCTGACAGGCCACACGGGCACCGTGCGATCCGTGGTGTTCAGTCCGGACGGCAGCACGCTCGCCAGCGGGAGCCACGACGGCACCGTCCGGCTGTGGCGGATCAACTGA
- the rox gene encoding rifampin monooxygenase → MVDVVVVGGGPTGLMLAGELRLHGVHVVVLEKETEPTKVVRALGLHARSVEVMDQRGLLDRFLALGKQYPVGGFFAGITKPSPDRLDTAHPYVLGIPQPVTDRLLTEHATELGVDVRRGCELVGLSQDDQEVTAELADGTQLRSRYLVGCDGGRSTVRKLLGVGFPGEPARTETLLGEMEVTASRETVAAVVTEVRKTHLRFGVGPYGGGSLYRVVVPAEGVAEDRSVPPTLEEVKQQLRVFADTDFGVHSPRWLSRFGDGTRQAERYRTGRVLLAGDAAHIHPPLGGQGLNLGIQDAFNLGWKLAAQVNGWAPEGLLDSYHSERHPVAADVLDNTRAQTVLMSPEPGPQSVRRLMSELMGFEEVNRYLIEKVIAIGVRYDFGEGHELLGRRMRDVELKRGRLYELMHGGRGLLLDQTGRLSVEGWADRVDHVVDVSGELDAPAVLFRPDGHVAWAGDDQQDLLSQLPKWFGAAVD, encoded by the coding sequence ATGGTTGACGTGGTCGTGGTCGGCGGCGGACCGACGGGCTTGATGCTGGCCGGCGAGTTGCGGCTGCACGGCGTGCACGTGGTCGTGCTGGAGAAGGAGACGGAGCCGACCAAGGTTGTCCGTGCGCTCGGACTGCACGCGCGCAGCGTCGAGGTGATGGACCAGCGTGGTCTGCTGGACCGGTTCCTCGCGCTCGGGAAGCAGTACCCGGTCGGCGGCTTCTTCGCAGGCATCACCAAGCCGTCGCCGGACCGGCTGGACACCGCACATCCGTACGTTCTCGGCATCCCGCAGCCCGTCACCGACCGCCTGCTGACCGAGCACGCCACCGAACTCGGCGTCGATGTCCGGCGCGGCTGCGAACTGGTCGGGCTGAGCCAGGACGACCAGGAGGTCACCGCCGAGCTGGCGGACGGCACGCAGTTGCGCTCGCGGTACCTGGTCGGCTGTGACGGTGGCCGCAGCACGGTGCGCAAGCTGCTCGGCGTCGGCTTCCCCGGTGAGCCCGCCAGGACCGAGACGCTGCTGGGCGAGATGGAGGTGACCGCGTCGCGGGAGACGGTGGCCGCCGTGGTGACCGAAGTCCGCAAGACCCACCTGCGGTTCGGCGTCGGGCCCTACGGAGGCGGGTCGTTGTACCGCGTCGTCGTGCCCGCCGAAGGGGTGGCCGAGGACCGCTCGGTCCCGCCGACCCTTGAGGAGGTGAAGCAGCAGCTGAGGGTGTTCGCCGACACCGACTTCGGCGTGCACTCACCGCGCTGGCTCTCCCGCTTCGGCGACGGGACCCGGCAGGCCGAGCGCTACCGGACCGGCCGGGTACTGCTGGCCGGCGACGCGGCGCACATCCACCCGCCGCTGGGCGGGCAGGGCCTCAACCTCGGTATCCAGGACGCGTTCAACCTCGGCTGGAAACTGGCCGCCCAGGTCAACGGCTGGGCGCCGGAAGGGCTGTTGGACAGCTACCACTCCGAACGGCACCCGGTCGCCGCCGACGTACTGGACAACACCCGCGCGCAGACCGTGCTGATGTCCCCCGAGCCGGGTCCCCAGTCGGTGCGCCGGCTGATGTCGGAGTTGATGGGCTTCGAGGAGGTGAACCGGTATCTGATCGAGAAGGTCATCGCGATCGGCGTCCGCTACGACTTCGGCGAGGGCCATGAACTGCTCGGCCGACGTATGCGGGACGTGGAGCTGAAGCGGGGGCGCCTCTATGAGCTGATGCACGGCGGCCGCGGTCTGCTCCTCGACCAGACCGGCCGGCTCTCGGTGGAGGGGTGGGCGGACCGGGTCGACCACGTCGTAGACGTCAGCGGGGAACTGGACGCGCCGGCGGTACTGTTCCGACCGGACGGCCACGTGGCGTGGGCCGGTGACGACCAGCAGGACCTCCTCAGCCAGTTGCCCAAGTGGTTCGGCGCGGCCGTCGACTGA
- a CDS encoding sulfite oxidase — protein sequence MPSAAPAPHHDESAYDRRRLRQWLAGEARADGVTRRRLLTLLAATAAGTALGAARPAHAADRPIVKTLPPEWFIERGTNAETRWEALRGTGLHTPNERFFVRNHTATPVLQADEWRLRLWGSGLRGAPGEDRAVEFGYDDLRALPAVTRTAFVECAGNGRSYYTTQQGETVTGTPWTLGAIGVARWRGVRLADVLRRAGLSPYAVDVQPRGLDADYISGGENLGRVRRPLPLAKALDDVLLAYEMNGERLPYDHGHPVRVLVPSWIGIASIKWVGDIEVSAQPLYSPWNTTFYRLLGPAHPEGGSAPITRQVTKSAFELASGATFTAGQRHVLHGRSWSGAGGVARVDVSTDAGASWRPARLHDRPGAGTWSRWSLSWRPEAVGATHLLARATDTAGRTQPDTAVPNTQGYLFDAVVRHPVSVV from the coding sequence ATGCCTTCTGCCGCCCCCGCCCCTCACCACGACGAATCCGCCTACGACCGTCGCAGGCTGCGCCAGTGGCTCGCCGGTGAAGCCAGGGCGGACGGGGTCACCCGCCGTCGGCTGCTCACCCTGCTCGCCGCCACTGCCGCCGGGACCGCTCTGGGCGCCGCGCGTCCCGCCCATGCCGCCGACCGGCCGATCGTCAAGACACTGCCGCCCGAGTGGTTCATCGAACGCGGCACCAACGCCGAGACCCGCTGGGAGGCGCTGCGCGGGACTGGCCTCCACACCCCCAACGAGCGGTTCTTCGTGCGCAACCACACCGCCACCCCCGTCCTCCAGGCCGACGAATGGAGGCTGCGGCTGTGGGGGAGTGGACTGCGCGGCGCCCCCGGCGAGGACCGGGCGGTGGAATTCGGGTACGACGATCTGAGAGCTCTGCCGGCGGTCACCCGTACCGCGTTCGTCGAGTGCGCCGGAAACGGACGCTCCTACTACACGACCCAGCAGGGCGAGACGGTCACCGGGACTCCGTGGACTCTGGGCGCGATCGGTGTGGCGCGCTGGCGCGGGGTGCGCCTCGCCGACGTGCTGCGCCGGGCCGGGCTGTCCCCGTACGCCGTGGACGTGCAACCGCGCGGCCTGGACGCCGACTACATCAGCGGAGGCGAGAATCTGGGCAGGGTGCGCCGTCCGCTGCCGCTGGCGAAGGCGCTGGACGACGTACTGCTCGCGTACGAGATGAACGGTGAGCGGCTTCCCTACGATCACGGGCATCCGGTACGGGTGTTGGTGCCCTCCTGGATCGGGATCGCGTCGATCAAGTGGGTCGGCGACATCGAGGTGTCCGCGCAGCCGCTCTACTCGCCGTGGAACACCACCTTCTACCGGCTGTTGGGCCCCGCCCACCCGGAGGGCGGCAGCGCGCCCATCACCCGGCAGGTCACGAAGAGCGCCTTCGAGCTGGCGAGCGGTGCCACGTTCACGGCGGGACAGAGGCACGTACTGCACGGGCGGTCGTGGTCGGGCGCGGGCGGCGTAGCGCGGGTCGATGTCAGCACCGACGCCGGGGCGAGCTGGCGGCCGGCACGCCTTCATGACAGGCCCGGCGCCGGTACCTGGTCCCGCTGGTCCCTCAGCTGGAGGCCCGAGGCAGTCGGTGCCACCCACCTGCTGGCCCGCGCCACCGACACGGCCGGCCGTACTCAGCCGGACACGGCCGTGCCGAACACACAGGGGTACCTGTTCGACGCCGTGGTGCGGCATCCCGTGAGCGTGGTGTGA
- a CDS encoding MDR family NADP-dependent oxidoreductase encodes MATALPATTREILLADTPEGLPGPEHFAIVEKPLSAPGPGQVLVRNRYFLVFPGLRTLIGGQADGVPLPRIHVGDALFGPAVGEVVAAAAGSSLRPGDAVTHLLGWREHALPAEADCTPLGDVLPDPVAHLSSGSAAYGALTRLAEVRAGDTVFVTGAAGAVGSLAGSLARLLGATTVIGSTRSPDKAERLRAELGYDEVLVPGSQSLDAQLAAAAPEGIDVLLDTVGGEQLAAAVRAARRGARFALVGALAGQLSPHGDGGSAPAEIDTFRLVNQGISLRGYSGMDHPEMTEEWTKRFGQWLRSGEITFPHVRVPGMDRAPSALQELFEGRHFGTVVVELPPR; translated from the coding sequence ATGGCCACTGCTCTGCCTGCCACGACGCGCGAGATCCTGCTGGCCGACACCCCTGAAGGGCTGCCCGGGCCCGAGCACTTCGCGATCGTGGAGAAGCCGCTCTCCGCCCCCGGTCCCGGGCAAGTCCTCGTCCGGAACCGGTACTTCCTCGTGTTTCCGGGGCTGCGTACCCTGATCGGCGGCCAGGCCGACGGCGTACCGCTGCCGCGCATCCACGTCGGTGACGCGCTCTTCGGTCCCGCTGTCGGCGAGGTCGTCGCGGCGGCGGCAGGCAGCTCGTTGCGGCCGGGGGACGCGGTGACCCATCTGCTCGGATGGCGTGAGCACGCGCTGCCGGCGGAGGCCGACTGCACTCCGCTGGGCGATGTCCTGCCCGACCCGGTGGCCCACCTGTCATCCGGGTCGGCCGCCTACGGAGCGCTGACCCGGCTCGCCGAAGTCCGCGCCGGAGACACGGTGTTCGTCACGGGGGCGGCTGGAGCCGTGGGCTCGCTGGCGGGTTCGCTGGCGCGTCTGCTGGGCGCCACGACGGTCATCGGCAGCACCCGTTCGCCGGACAAGGCCGAGCGGCTGCGGGCCGAGTTGGGGTACGACGAGGTGCTGGTGCCGGGATCCCAGTCGCTCGACGCGCAGTTGGCCGCGGCTGCGCCCGAGGGCATCGACGTGCTGCTGGACACCGTCGGCGGTGAGCAACTGGCCGCGGCGGTCCGCGCCGCTCGCCGCGGTGCCCGTTTCGCACTGGTCGGTGCCCTGGCCGGACAGCTGTCGCCGCACGGGGACGGTGGCAGTGCGCCCGCAGAGATCGACACGTTCCGGCTCGTCAACCAGGGCATCTCGCTCCGCGGCTACAGCGGTATGGATCATCCCGAGATGACGGAGGAATGGACCAAGCGCTTCGGGCAGTGGCTGCGCTCCGGCGAGATCACCTTCCCGCATGTGCGGGTCCCGGGCATGGATCGGGCGCCGAGTGCGTTGCAGGAACTGTTCGAGGGGCGGCACTTCGGTACCGTCGTCGTGGAGTTGCCGCCACGGTGA
- a CDS encoding MerR family transcriptional regulator gives MRIGDAAAAAGTTPRALRFYEERGVLPPPPRTAAGQREYGPDDVARVRVVRELLALGLTVEDLSGVADRIDVLVKNPQRRCGPPDTGVPGSRVADRRLAALDAEIDRLTRLRDRLAQHVDDGSGSSPSSPAAVAVSAEAQ, from the coding sequence ATGCGGATCGGGGATGCGGCGGCGGCAGCGGGGACCACACCCCGGGCGCTGCGGTTCTACGAGGAACGCGGCGTGCTGCCACCGCCGCCGCGTACGGCCGCCGGACAGCGTGAGTACGGGCCGGACGATGTGGCCAGAGTCCGCGTCGTCCGTGAGCTGCTGGCGCTCGGGCTCACCGTCGAGGATCTGAGCGGTGTCGCCGACCGGATCGACGTGCTGGTCAAGAATCCCCAACGGCGCTGCGGGCCCCCCGACACCGGCGTCCCAGGCTCCAGGGTCGCCGACCGCAGACTGGCAGCCCTCGACGCCGAGATCGACCGCTTGACCCGTCTGCGCGACCGTCTGGCACAGCACGTGGACGATGGGTCCGGCTCCTCTCCCTCATCCCCTGCGGCGGTGGCCGTGTCGGCTGAGGCGCAGTAG
- a CDS encoding aldo/keto reductase, producing MQTRTLGSTGPAVSTLGLGAMGMSGAYGAVDRAESIATVHAALEAGVTLIDTGDFYAMGHNELLLAEALRGRDRDSYRLSVKFGQLRGPGREFGGQDGRPEAVKNFLAYSLTRLGTDHIDIYRPARLDPAVPVEETVGAIKEMIDAGYVRYLGLSEVDAATIRRAHAVHPVADLQIEYSLLSRAVEADVLPTLRELGVGLTAYGVLSRGLISGHWSAGRTAGPGDGRGFSPRFSSGNVEHNLALVEALRRVADAKGCTVAQLAIAWVAAQGDDIVPLVGARTRERLAEALPALELALTADDLAEIEKAVPPGAAHGDRYPSAFMSGLGVGN from the coding sequence ATGCAGACACGAACCCTGGGCAGCACCGGCCCCGCCGTTTCCACGCTCGGGCTGGGGGCGATGGGCATGTCGGGCGCTTACGGCGCGGTCGACCGCGCGGAGAGCATCGCCACCGTGCACGCCGCACTGGAGGCCGGCGTCACTCTGATCGACACCGGTGACTTCTACGCCATGGGCCACAACGAGCTGCTGCTCGCGGAGGCGCTGCGCGGCCGGGACCGGGACAGCTACCGGTTGAGCGTCAAGTTCGGACAGCTGCGGGGGCCGGGCCGGGAGTTCGGCGGGCAGGACGGCCGGCCCGAGGCGGTGAAGAACTTCCTGGCCTACTCGCTGACCCGGCTGGGCACCGACCACATCGACATCTACCGTCCCGCCCGGCTCGACCCGGCGGTACCGGTCGAGGAGACGGTGGGCGCGATCAAGGAGATGATCGACGCCGGGTACGTCCGGTACCTCGGCCTCTCGGAGGTCGACGCGGCGACGATCCGCCGGGCGCATGCCGTGCACCCGGTCGCCGACCTTCAGATCGAGTACTCCCTCCTGTCCCGTGCGGTGGAGGCGGATGTTCTGCCTACGCTGCGGGAGCTCGGCGTCGGTCTGACCGCGTACGGCGTCCTCAGCCGCGGCCTCATCTCCGGGCACTGGTCCGCAGGCCGCACGGCCGGCCCCGGCGACGGCCGCGGCTTCAGCCCGCGATTCTCGAGCGGGAACGTGGAACACAACCTCGCCCTCGTGGAGGCACTGCGCCGGGTCGCCGACGCGAAGGGGTGCACGGTCGCCCAACTGGCCATCGCCTGGGTGGCCGCACAGGGCGACGACATCGTGCCGCTGGTCGGCGCCCGCACCCGCGAGCGGCTGGCCGAGGCGCTGCCCGCGCTGGAGCTGGCCCTCACCGCGGACGACCTCGCCGAGATCGAGAAGGCGGTGCCGCCGGGCGCGGCGCACGGCGACCGATACCCGTCCGCGTTCATGTCGGGCCTCGGCGTCGGCAACTGA